A single genomic interval of Scylla paramamosain isolate STU-SP2022 chromosome 4, ASM3559412v1, whole genome shotgun sequence harbors:
- the LOC135099597 gene encoding troponin C-like produces the protein MADIDEKTMHALRKAFATVDKTKKGYVEIKDLEGIFNTMGTAFDIDDLNETIKRVDVDNDGKISFDKFVIIASNFLQEDDEETITNELKEAFRLYDKEGKGYITTATLKEILRELDNKLSETDLNDIIEEIDEDGKGKVDFEGFRELMI, from the exons GCGGATATTGACGAGAAGACAATGCACG CGCTGCGTAAGGCCTTCGCCACCGTGGACAAGACCAAGAAGGGCTACGTGGAAATCAAAGACCTGGAGGGCATCTTCAACACCATGGGCACAGCCTTCGACATCGACGACCTTAACGAGACCATCAAGAGAGTCGACGTGGACA ACGACGGCAAGATCAGCTTCGACAAATTCGTCATCATCGCCTCAAACTTCCTgcaggaggacgacgaggagacCATCACCAATGAGTTGAAGGAAGCGTTTAGACTCTACGACAAGGAAG GTAAGGGCTACATCACCACGGCGACGCTGAAGGAAATTCTGAGGGAGCTGGACAACAAGCTCTCGGAGACAGACCTGAACGACATCATTGAGGAGATCGACGAGGACGGGAAGGGCAAGGTGGACTTCGAGGGCTTTAGAGAGCTCATGATTTAG